In one Neobacillus sp. CF12 genomic region, the following are encoded:
- a CDS encoding carbohydrate ABC transporter permease, whose product MKESKTTKIVAFVFLLIMAIIWVFPILWGAFTSFKSEEEIVAAGVSFLPIHWTINNYTELLFNNASSPVIKWFTNSLIIAVSHTVLVLIVVALASYGYTRLQFKGRDFLFGVLLASMMFPGVVNLIPLYSIMDQLGWVNNLLAVIVPGAAGVFNIFLVRQFVLGIPKTFDESARIDGANEFQIFYLIILPLIRPVLTVVALFSFTGAWNDFLWPSIVLNDIEKLPITPGLQLLQGQYLTYPGIGTAGALIALIPTFLLYLFAQRYFMQSMSLSSGVKG is encoded by the coding sequence ATGAAAGAAAGTAAAACAACAAAGATTGTTGCATTTGTATTTTTATTAATAATGGCAATAATATGGGTCTTTCCAATCTTATGGGGTGCCTTCACTTCTTTTAAATCAGAAGAAGAAATTGTAGCAGCAGGGGTAAGTTTTTTACCAATTCATTGGACCATAAACAATTATACTGAATTGCTGTTTAATAATGCCTCTAGTCCGGTGATAAAATGGTTTACCAATTCATTAATTATTGCAGTCAGCCACACTGTTTTAGTGTTAATAGTGGTTGCCTTAGCCTCTTATGGTTACACACGTTTGCAGTTCAAAGGCCGTGACTTTTTATTTGGAGTTTTGCTTGCATCAATGATGTTTCCTGGCGTTGTGAATTTAATTCCTTTATACAGTATCATGGATCAATTAGGCTGGGTAAACAATTTACTCGCAGTTATTGTTCCTGGAGCTGCGGGAGTTTTTAATATTTTCCTTGTTCGCCAGTTTGTTTTAGGGATACCAAAAACTTTTGATGAATCTGCGAGAATCGATGGCGCAAATGAGTTTCAAATTTTTTACTTGATTATCCTGCCGCTTATTAGGCCGGTATTAACGGTTGTGGCATTGTTCAGTTTTACAGGAGCATGGAATGATTTTCTATGGCCGTCCATAGTACTTAATGATATTGAAAAACTTCCAATTACTCCAGGGCTGCAGCTCCTTCAGGGGCAATACCTAACCTACCCTGGTATTGGAACAGCGGGCGCATTAATTGCGTTAATTCCTACTTTCCTTTTATATTTGTTTGCCCAAAGATACTTTATGCAGTCCATGTCTTTATCGTCTGGTGTAAAAGGATAA
- a CDS encoding extracellular solute-binding protein — MKKYNLLIVLSLIAALLLSACGGKEENNENASGDNGNKEILLWSGTTGPDADLIQKNIDQYNATNPDYKVKIVAMKGDVLGNKLATVTRSGKGVPDIALIASEAVSTYHSQKMLDSWDKYIEGTEVKAENYIEEAWNVGTVEGSQFGLPATMGSWVMYYNKDLVDKYVPGAADDNIITYEEIEKAGAAAKPDGIYAYGFTWQMQNFNNLYLQMGGKFSEDGKPTIDNDTAVKTFEQFKKLHDLGYMNKKGEDMNKLFNNGKVIFLPEGTWMLSQMNKITNFKWAETFTPQWDAANIIQGSGADQFAMFKSKERSEDKIKGIVAFVEWLQGNTLEWVKSGANPTSLGMLENEEYTKMPQSFLLKTPEARQAVTIITDPGSSYIFGEVDKAAWDIIQGKVDTKEQLKKIQQTVNDKMNQ, encoded by the coding sequence TTGAAAAAATATAATTTACTAATCGTATTATCACTAATTGCAGCACTTCTATTAAGTGCATGCGGCGGTAAAGAGGAAAACAATGAAAATGCATCTGGAGATAATGGTAATAAAGAAATCCTATTATGGAGCGGGACAACTGGTCCTGATGCTGACCTTATTCAAAAAAATATTGACCAATACAATGCGACGAATCCAGATTATAAAGTTAAAATCGTTGCTATGAAGGGCGACGTACTTGGTAACAAATTAGCCACCGTTACTCGTTCTGGTAAAGGTGTTCCTGATATTGCACTTATAGCATCAGAGGCTGTATCGACTTACCACTCACAAAAAATGTTAGATTCTTGGGATAAGTACATTGAGGGTACAGAAGTTAAAGCAGAGAATTATATTGAAGAAGCTTGGAACGTGGGAACCGTTGAGGGCAGTCAGTTTGGTTTACCGGCTACAATGGGAAGTTGGGTTATGTATTACAACAAAGACTTAGTTGACAAATATGTACCAGGTGCAGCTGACGATAACATTATCACGTATGAAGAGATTGAAAAAGCAGGGGCTGCGGCAAAACCAGATGGTATATACGCTTATGGTTTCACATGGCAAATGCAGAACTTTAACAATCTATATTTGCAAATGGGAGGCAAATTCTCTGAAGATGGGAAACCAACAATTGATAATGACACAGCTGTAAAAACATTTGAGCAATTCAAGAAGTTGCATGACCTTGGATATATGAACAAAAAAGGCGAAGATATGAATAAGTTGTTCAATAACGGTAAAGTAATCTTCCTGCCTGAAGGTACTTGGATGTTATCACAAATGAACAAAATTACTAACTTTAAATGGGCAGAAACATTTACACCGCAATGGGATGCTGCAAATATTATCCAGGGTAGCGGTGCAGACCAATTTGCAATGTTTAAGAGTAAAGAGCGTTCGGAAGATAAAATCAAGGGTATTGTAGCCTTCGTTGAATGGCTTCAGGGCAATACATTAGAATGGGTTAAATCTGGTGCAAATCCAACTTCATTAGGTATGCTCGAAAACGAGGAATATACAAAGATGCCGCAATCATTCTTATTGAAAACTCCTGAGGCACGTCAAGCTGTTACGATTATCACAGATCCAGGAAGTTCTTACATCTTCGGTGAAGTGGACAAGGCTGCTTGGGATATCATCCAAGGTAAGGTTGATACAAAAGAGCAACTGAAGAAGATTCAGCAAACCGTAAATGACAAAATGAATCAATAA
- a CDS encoding sugar ABC transporter permease, translated as MVDKPLSENNTGKKRNILNFWPLLFVGPHLLLFILFFLIPSVFGIYISFTKWDLFTSPEFVGLENYQTMLFNQDSSFYTQFYNGLGNTFIFVLISVPFCIIVPLLISTALAAKPRMNRLFQSLFYLPSLFAISAVMIIWQFLLSVSYGPLENYLGISTNMLDNQPHAWISLVIVTVWWTIGGNMVIYLAALNGVPKDLIEAAELDGAGVFSKFFRITLPSIKYQILFTTVMTTIAQFNVYGQPLMLTGGGPSDSTRVLLMYIQQNAFSSGLSIAGMSSAMAVMLGVCIMIVSAIQFYLLRDKD; from the coding sequence ATGGTTGATAAACCACTTAGTGAAAATAATACAGGGAAAAAACGGAACATTCTGAATTTTTGGCCCCTATTATTTGTAGGACCACATTTACTTTTATTTATACTGTTTTTCCTCATTCCATCAGTATTTGGTATTTACATATCCTTTACAAAATGGGACTTGTTTACATCCCCTGAATTTGTTGGTTTGGAAAATTACCAAACCATGCTTTTTAATCAAGATTCCAGTTTTTATACACAGTTTTATAATGGGTTAGGGAATACGTTTATTTTTGTGCTAATATCCGTTCCCTTTTGTATTATTGTTCCATTATTAATTTCAACTGCGTTAGCCGCAAAACCAAGAATGAATCGACTTTTTCAATCGCTGTTTTATTTACCATCCTTATTTGCCATCTCAGCCGTAATGATCATTTGGCAATTCCTTTTGAGTGTATCCTATGGACCGCTTGAAAATTATTTAGGAATTTCTACCAATATGCTGGATAATCAGCCGCATGCCTGGATTTCCCTTGTCATCGTAACAGTATGGTGGACAATAGGGGGGAATATGGTTATTTATTTAGCAGCCTTAAATGGAGTGCCGAAGGATTTAATTGAGGCCGCAGAGTTAGATGGAGCAGGGGTATTTAGTAAATTTTTTAGAATCACGCTTCCAAGCATTAAATATCAAATTCTATTCACAACCGTAATGACGACTATCGCACAGTTCAACGTATATGGACAGCCTTTAATGTTAACTGGCGGAGGTCCAAGTGATTCGACACGAGTGCTTCTAATGTATATTCAGCAGAACGCATTCAGTTCAGGATTGTCAATTGCAGGTATGTCTTCTGCAATGGCTGTTATGCTTGGAGTCTGCATCATGATCGTTTCTGCCATTCAATTTTACCTATTAAGGGATAAGGATTAG